A DNA window from Camelina sativa cultivar DH55 chromosome 17, Cs, whole genome shotgun sequence contains the following coding sequences:
- the LOC104758105 gene encoding receptor-like protein 12, with amino-acid sequence MFVSSTQHLCHSDQRDALLEFKTEFSIQKPDWVVSDKSSYPKTESWVNKSDCCSWDGITCAAKSGKVIGLDLSDGFLHGLLKSKSSLFKLRYLRDLNLAYNNFTSSPIPAEFDKLMGLERLDLSASSLSGQIPIRLLQLTKLVSLDLSSLDFSMDESFLRILAQNLRNLRELDMSSVNISSEIPHEFSNMLSLRSLDLTSCKLLGEFPSSVFLIPSLQSIRLNENPNLRGNLPVFRENNSWLDLTISETAFSGPIPDSIGSLIHLTSLTLSESQFSGIIPFSLGNLSHLSSLDLSSNGFVGEIPSSVGNLKQLIDFDVSNNKLNGNLPASILNFTQLRALYLSSNQFTGSFPPIISQISKLQSFFAEDNPFTGAILSSLVKIPSLSSIALSYNQFDEFTGIGNISLLPNLHYFFIHNNNYNKVVGSGVDLNVFSPPKQLGRLYLWNIPLSTENITSDSDFLSHLSVLYLVGCNLSEFPEFIRKGKYLSTISLSNNKIKGQVPEWLWRLPKLYTVDLSNNYFSGFNGSLTTSPNIHIREVDLSSNAFQGSLFIPPSKYLSYFSSSNNNFTGEIPLSICGLSSLEVLDLSNNSLHGSIPWCLETLMSSLSDLNLHNNRLSGSLPEIFLNAKDLTIDISHNRMEGKLPTSLTGCSALKILNVGSNTINDKFPFHLNSLQKLQVLVLRSNKFHGTLHNADGIWFGFPHLKIIDVSHNDFFGTLPSDYFLNWTVMSSKRDNNIKPEYIRNPIQYSYYTSLVLMSKGVEMEMERILTIYTAIDFSGNRLHGPIPDSVGLLKELRILNMSSNAFTGHIPSSLANLTNLESLDLSQNKISGQIPPELGTLSSLAWINVSHNQLEGYIPQGTQFQRQNCSSYEGNPALNGPSLKDICGDIKAPTPPQPEPMETKEEEEDESFSWMAAGVGFAPGVMFGLAMGYIVASYKHEWFMKTFGRSKPRSTRTR; translated from the coding sequence atgtttgtttcttctacacAACACTTGTGTCATTCCGACCAAAGGGATGCTCTTCTCGAGTTTAAGACTGAGTTTTCGATCCAAAAACCTGATTGGGTTGTTTCAGATAAGTCCTCTTATCCGAAGACAGAATCATGGGTGAATAAAAGTGATTGTTGTTCTTGGGATGGAATTACGTGTGCTGCTAAGTCGGGCAAAGTGATCGGGCTAGACCTTAGTGATGGCTTCCTCCATGGCCTACTTAAATCCAAGAGCAGTCTATTTAAACTGCGCTATCTCCGTGATTTGAACCTTGCTTACAACAATTTCACCAGTTCGCCAATCCCAGCTGAATTTGATAAACTCATGGGGCTAGAAAGACTTGACCTATCTGCCTCTTCACTTTCAGGCCAAATTCCAATCAGACTTCTTCAGCTAACCAAGTTGGTGTCTCTTGATCTTTCTTCTCTCGATTTTTCTATGGATGAATCTTTTCTTCGTATACTTGCTCAAAATTTGAGGAACCTTAGAGAACTAGATATGAGTTCCGTAAACATTTCTTCAGAAATCCCCCACGAGTTTTCAAATATGCTTTCTCTTAGATCGCTAGATCTTACCAGCTGCAAACTGCTTGGAGAATTTCCAAGTAGTGTTTTTTTGATACCCAGCTTACAGTCCATTAGATTAAATGAAAATCCAAATCTGAGAGGCAATCTTCCTGTTTTTCGTGAAAATAATTCTTGGTTGGACCTGACCATTTCCGAAACAGCCTTTTCAGGTCCCATACCAGACTCTATTGGCAGCCTCATACATTTGACTTCTTTAACCCTTTCTGAATCCCAATTCTCAGGGATAATTCCTTTTTCACTTGGGAACCTTTCACACCTCTCTAGTCTTGATCTTTCTTCAAATGGTTTTGTTGGTGAAATCCCATCTTCAGTTGGCAATCTGAAACAATTGATCGATTTTGATGTTAGTAATAACAAGTTGAATGGAAACTTGCCAGCTTCAATACTCAATTTTACCCAACTACGTGCACTTTATCTCTCTTCAAATCAGTTCACAGGTTCCTTTCCACCAATCATTAGCCAAATCTCCAAATTACAGTCTTTTTTTGCTGAAGATAATCCTTTCACGGGAGCCATTCTTTCATCCCTAGTCAAGATTCCCTCATTGAGCAGCATTGCCCTGAGTTATAACCAATTCGATGAGTTTACTGGGATTGGAAATATATCTCTCTTACCcaatttacattatttttttattcacaacaacaaTTACAACAAAGTTGTCGGTTCAGGAGTTGACTTAAATGTCTTCTCGCCTCCCAAGCAACTAGGCAGGTTATATCTATGGAATATCCCCCTTTCAACAGAAAACATCACTTCTGATTCGGATTTTCTATCACATTTGAGTGTCTTGTACTTGGTGGGCTGCAACCTCAGTGAGTTTCCTGAGTTCATACGAAAAGGAAAATATCTAAGTACCATAAGcctttccaacaacaaaatcaaaggtcAGGTACCAGAGTGGTTGTGGAGACTGCCAAAGTTGTACACTGTAGATCTCTCCAACAATTATTTCAGCGGTTTCAATGGATCATTAACAACTTCTCCTAACATTCATATCAGAGAGGTAGATCTAAGCTCAAATGCTTTCCAAGGATCACTCTTCATCCCACCCTCGAAGTATCTCAGTTATTTTTCGAGTTCCAATAATAATTTCACCGGAGAGATACCTCTATCAATATGTGGACTAAGCTCTCTAGAGGTTCTAGATCTATCAAACAACAGCCTCCATGGCTCAATTCCTTGGTGTTTGGAGACACTGATGAGTTCTCTTTCAGATCTAAATCTCCATAATAATAGACTCAGCGGAAGCCTTCCTGAGATATTTTTGAATGCCAAGGACTTGACAATTGACATTAGTCACAACCGAATGGAGGGAAAACTGCCTACTTCTCTTACTGGCTGCTCTGCTCTTAAAATTCTCAATGTGGGAAGCAACACAATCAACGACAAGTTTCCCTTTCACTTAAATTCTCTGCAGAAACTTCAAGTTCTTGTCCTCCGCTCTAACAAGTTTCATGGCACATTACATAATGCTGACGGGATTTGGTTTGGATTTCCTCATTTGAAAATCATTGATGTATCACATAATGATTTCTTCGGTACATTGCCATCTGATTACTTCCTTAACTGGACTGTGATGTCCTCCAAGAgagataataatataaaaccagAGTACATTCGGAATCCTATTCAATATAGCTACTACACTTCACTTGTCTTGATGAGTAAAGGAGTAGAAATGGAGATGGAACGTATCCTTACAATCTACACAGCCATCGATTTTTCAGGAAATCGACTCCATGGACCTATTCCTGATTCCGTTGGTTTGCTGAAGGAGCTTCGTATTCTCAACATGTCAAGCAATGCTTTCACGGGCCACATCCCATCTTCTTTGGCAAACTTGACGAATCTCGAGTCACTAGACCTATCCCAAAACAAGATTTCTGGTCAAATTCCTCCTGAGCTTGGGACCCTCTCTTCTCTTGCGTGGATAAACGTTTCACATAACCAACTTGAAGGTTACATACCACAAGGCACACAGTTTCAACGACAAAATTGCTCCTCCTATGAAGGAAACCCCGCACTTAATGGCCCTTCCCTTAAGGATATTTGTGGAGATATCAAAGCGCCAACACCACCACAACCCGAACCCatggaaacaaaagaagaagaagaagacgaatcaTTCAGTTGGATGGCAGCAGGTGTAGGTTTTGCACCTGGAGTTATGTTTGGCCTGGCGATGGGATACATAGTAGCTTCATACAAGCATGAATGGTTCATGAAGACTTTTGGCAGAAGCAAGCCACGGAGCACCAGGACTCGTTAG